The Bacteroidota bacterium genome contains a region encoding:
- a CDS encoding T9SS type A sorting domain-containing protein: MKTKLYTFCSKVLILLLSSYSFVHAESWTKVNSGTSKKLNTIYFSSPTIGYIGGNDSLLLKTMDGGLTWNKINFSGVTFYPTAEHILNLQFLNDSIGFMTIGPYIGSYKTTDGGLTWTLLPTAGNQCFNQGLYFFDESNGFIGGSGCFQGEIISQLSAGTWTTNVLNSTSFNPGDIVTDITFLNSNFGLASSRSGYIYRTTNGGSNWDSVRASLDLNPITSVIIINDTLAFAGYESITIGFGLYISTDGGLSWNQDLNSATFYYPDFLTLHQSGAGKLYTGGVSQNAEGLIFSASDPFINWSFNVVDQKINDISSYQDSIVFAVGDSGYIVVNKPLNGLGLSGLHEPSSSLIIYPNPAKNVLHLNVNEGIEFQKAATKIYNTMGKLIYHAAFTPQLSLSNLSKGIYVVEISSEIVSYRKKFVIE, from the coding sequence ATGAAAACAAAACTTTACACCTTTTGCAGCAAAGTATTAATACTACTGCTTTCGAGTTATTCTTTTGTGCATGCTGAATCCTGGACAAAGGTAAACAGTGGCACTTCAAAAAAATTAAACACCATTTATTTTTCCTCTCCTACGATTGGATACATAGGTGGTAATGACAGCTTGTTGCTAAAAACAATGGACGGCGGTTTAACATGGAACAAGATAAATTTTAGCGGTGTTACTTTTTATCCTACTGCTGAACACATCTTAAATTTGCAATTCTTAAACGACAGTATTGGATTTATGACCATTGGACCTTATATTGGGAGTTACAAAACTACCGATGGCGGTTTGACCTGGACGCTTTTGCCCACTGCCGGAAATCAGTGCTTTAACCAAGGCCTTTACTTTTTTGACGAAAGCAATGGATTTATTGGTGGTTCGGGGTGTTTTCAGGGGGAAATCATAAGTCAACTTTCAGCCGGTACCTGGACAACTAATGTTTTAAATTCAACGAGTTTTAATCCGGGGGATATTGTAACAGATATTACTTTTCTAAATTCTAATTTCGGACTGGCTTCAAGTCGCAGTGGATATATTTACCGCACTACCAATGGGGGCAGCAATTGGGATTCGGTAAGGGCTTCGCTTGATTTAAATCCCATTACTTCTGTTATAATAATAAACGATACGCTGGCTTTCGCCGGATACGAATCAATTACTATTGGATTTGGATTATACATTAGTACAGATGGTGGTTTAAGCTGGAATCAAGACCTAAATTCGGCCACTTTTTATTATCCTGATTTTTTAACCTTGCATCAAAGTGGTGCAGGAAAATTATATACAGGCGGAGTTTCTCAAAATGCAGAAGGATTAATTTTTTCGGCTTCTGATCCATTTATCAATTGGAGTTTCAATGTGGTTGATCAAAAAATAAATGATATATCTTCTTATCAAGATTCGATAGTATTTGCTGTTGGGGATAGCGGATATATTGTTGTGAACAAGCCATTAAACGGTTTAGGACTTAGCGGATTACACGAACCGTCTTCATCTTTGATTATCTATCCCAATCCTGCAAAGAATGTGCTGCATCTAAACGTAAATGAAGGAATTGAATTTCAAAAAGCAGCTACAAAAATATACAACACTATGGGTAAACTTATTTATCATGCAGCATTCACACCTCAACTTTCTCTTTCGAATTTGAGTAAAGGAATTTATGTTGTAGAAATTTCTAGCGAAATAGTAAGCTATAGAAAGAAGTTTGTCATTGAATAA
- a CDS encoding M20/M25/M40 family metallo-hydrolase — translation MQRTNFFFLLSLSGILIFYTLSAQPSKTEKRIAAEVDLHAVQALDLLKEVVNINSGTFNFGGVKQVGAVFTRELKALGFETKWISGETFHRAGHVLATHKGKRGKKILLIGHLDTVFEPDSPFQTFEMLNDSMMHGPGAADMKGGDVIIILALQALRDAGLLADLNIEVIMSGDEEASGFPLALSKYDLIEAAKRADYALGYEDGDGLATKAVIERRGASDWTLTVKGHAAHSSQLFTAEVGNGAIYEASRILKTFYDSLKGEENLTFNPGLIAGGNTVNFDSLHNQASAFGKNNIVAQDVIVKGDLRAVSTMQVQRVKKSMQKIVAENFPNTTAHIDFGENGYPPMTATEGNKKLLKYYSRVSTDLGFPSQEAVNPRDAGAADICFVNDWVEMALDGIGLPGTGGHTIHETANTNYLAIEAKRSAVLIYRLAFEKALE, via the coding sequence ATGCAACGCACTAATTTTTTCTTCCTACTCTCGCTTAGCGGGATATTGATTTTTTACACACTATCTGCTCAGCCTTCTAAAACCGAAAAGCGAATTGCTGCTGAGGTTGATTTGCATGCCGTTCAAGCCTTAGACCTTTTAAAGGAAGTGGTTAACATAAATAGTGGAACATTCAATTTTGGTGGTGTTAAGCAAGTTGGCGCTGTTTTTACACGCGAATTAAAAGCACTTGGTTTCGAAACCAAATGGATTTCCGGCGAAACTTTTCACCGTGCAGGTCATGTGCTTGCGACACATAAAGGAAAAAGAGGAAAAAAAATTCTATTAATCGGCCACCTCGACACTGTTTTTGAACCCGACAGCCCCTTCCAAACTTTTGAAATGCTTAACGATAGTATGATGCATGGTCCCGGTGCTGCCGATATGAAAGGCGGCGATGTTATTATAATCCTTGCTTTACAGGCTTTAAGAGATGCAGGATTGCTAGCTGATTTAAACATAGAAGTTATAATGAGTGGTGATGAAGAAGCCAGCGGATTTCCTTTAGCGCTATCCAAATACGATTTAATTGAGGCTGCAAAACGCGCCGACTATGCATTAGGTTATGAGGATGGCGATGGATTAGCTACTAAAGCAGTAATTGAAAGAAGAGGAGCATCCGATTGGACACTCACCGTTAAGGGACATGCTGCACATTCTTCTCAGCTTTTTACAGCAGAGGTCGGCAATGGTGCGATTTACGAAGCATCCCGAATCCTAAAAACATTTTACGATTCTTTAAAAGGAGAAGAAAATTTAACTTTTAATCCGGGATTAATTGCAGGCGGTAATACAGTTAATTTTGATTCTTTGCACAATCAAGCTAGCGCTTTTGGTAAAAATAATATTGTGGCACAAGATGTAATTGTAAAGGGAGATTTAAGAGCAGTTTCCACCATGCAAGTGCAAAGAGTAAAGAAAAGTATGCAAAAAATTGTAGCTGAAAATTTTCCTAATACCACTGCCCATATTGATTTTGGCGAGAACGGATACCCACCCATGACAGCCACCGAAGGCAATAAAAAATTATTGAAGTATTACAGCAGAGTAAGCACCGATCTTGGATTTCCCAGCCAGGAAGCTGTAAATCCAAGAGATGCAGGTGCTGCCGATATTTGTTTTGTGAACGATTGGGTGGAGATGGCATTAGATGGAATCGGACTTCCCGGCACTGGGGGACATACCATTCATGAAACCGCCAATACCAATTATTTAGCAATCGAAGCCAAAAGATCTGCTGTACTAATCTACCGCCTAGCATTCGAAAAAGCATTAGAATAA
- a CDS encoding Rieske (2Fe-2S) protein, producing MKRRDFLHQSCFACLAAGAGLSLLGLESCSSTKVLSAAPENGQIKVDISQFEPESNALIVRTKALEHDILILRTDENYRAIYLQCSHQNNPVNYTGSKIVCNTHGSQFDLDGIVKVGPADKHLKKIKIDKENTLLTLSITD from the coding sequence ATGAAAAGAAGAGATTTTTTACACCAAAGTTGTTTTGCATGCCTTGCTGCAGGAGCCGGACTTTCCTTGCTTGGACTTGAATCTTGTAGTTCCACAAAAGTACTTTCAGCTGCGCCTGAAAATGGCCAAATAAAAGTTGATATATCGCAATTTGAGCCCGAAAGCAACGCCTTAATTGTCCGAACCAAAGCGCTGGAACATGATATCTTAATTTTACGAACTGATGAGAATTATCGCGCAATATACCTGCAATGCAGCCATCAAAACAATCCTGTAAATTATACCGGTTCTAAAATCGTATGTAACACGCATGGCAGTCAGTTTGATTTGGATGGTATAGTAAAAGTAGGTCCTGCTGACAAGCACTTAAAAAAAATAAAAATAGATAAAGAAAATACACTTTTAACCTTATCAATTACCGATTAA
- the lpdA gene encoding dihydrolipoyl dehydrogenase, translated as MMYDLIVIGSGPGGYVAAIRASQLGLKTAIVERDELGGICLNWGCIPTKALLKSAQVFEYLNHAADYGIKVNGGEADFGAVVKRSRDVADGMSKGIQFLMKKNKIDVIQGFGKLKAGKKVEVKDKEGKLTTYDASNIILALGARSRQLPNLTQDGKKIIGYREAMTLPSLPKSMVVVGSGAIGSEFAYFYSTMGCKVTLVEFLPNIVPLEDEEVSKQLGRSFKKMGIDVMVDSSVESVDTSGNGCVVTIKTKKGEEKVNCDIVLSAVGIQANLENVGLEEVGVAVDKGKILTNAYYQTNIPGVHAIGDCVGGQALAHVASAEGIICVEKMAGHSPEPLDYNNIPGCTYCSPEVASVGYTEAKAKEAGYEIKVGKFPFSASGKASAAGAKDGFVKLIFDAKYGELLGAHMIGYNVTELIAEIVTARKLETTGHELIKSVHPHPTMSEAVMEAAAAAYGEVIHI; from the coding sequence ATGATGTATGATTTGATTGTAATCGGAAGTGGGCCAGGCGGATATGTTGCTGCCATTAGAGCATCTCAGTTGGGTTTAAAAACTGCGATTGTGGAACGCGACGAATTGGGTGGAATTTGTTTAAACTGGGGATGTATCCCAACTAAGGCTTTATTAAAGAGCGCACAAGTTTTCGAATACCTCAATCACGCGGCCGATTACGGTATTAAAGTGAATGGGGGTGAAGCTGATTTTGGAGCCGTTGTAAAGCGAAGCCGCGATGTGGCAGATGGCATGAGCAAAGGGATTCAATTTTTAATGAAGAAAAATAAAATTGATGTTATCCAAGGTTTCGGGAAATTAAAAGCCGGTAAAAAAGTAGAAGTGAAAGATAAAGAAGGAAAACTTACTACTTATGATGCTTCAAATATCATTTTAGCTTTAGGTGCACGTTCCCGTCAATTGCCAAATTTAACGCAGGATGGTAAAAAAATCATAGGTTACCGCGAAGCCATGACTTTGCCTTCATTGCCTAAATCAATGGTAGTTGTAGGATCTGGAGCTATCGGTTCCGAATTTGCTTATTTTTATTCCACCATGGGATGTAAAGTAACCTTAGTTGAATTTCTTCCCAATATTGTTCCCTTAGAAGACGAGGAAGTTTCGAAACAATTGGGCCGTTCTTTTAAGAAAATGGGCATTGATGTAATGGTTGATTCTAGCGTTGAATCGGTAGATACATCAGGTAATGGCTGTGTGGTGACCATTAAAACGAAGAAGGGCGAAGAAAAGGTAAATTGTGATATTGTACTTTCAGCTGTTGGAATTCAAGCAAATCTCGAAAATGTTGGACTAGAAGAAGTTGGCGTAGCGGTGGATAAAGGAAAGATTTTAACCAATGCTTACTATCAAACCAATATTCCCGGTGTGCATGCTATTGGCGATTGTGTGGGCGGACAAGCATTAGCGCATGTTGCAAGTGCCGAAGGAATTATTTGTGTCGAAAAAATGGCAGGTCACAGTCCGGAACCACTGGATTATAACAATATTCCCGGATGTACTTATTGCTCGCCGGAAGTTGCCTCAGTTGGGTATACTGAAGCGAAAGCAAAAGAGGCCGGATATGAAATTAAAGTGGGTAAGTTTCCATTTTCAGCATCCGGAAAAGCAAGTGCTGCCGGAGCGAAGGATGGTTTTGTGAAATTAATTTTTGATGCTAAATACGGGGAACTTTTAGGAGCCCACATGATTGGATACAACGTTACTGAACTGATTGCTGAAATTGTGACCGCGCGGAAATTAGAAACCACCGGGCACGAACTCATAAAATCGGTTCATCCACATCCTACCATGAGCGAAGCAGTTATGGAGGCTGCTGCCGCTGCATATGGTGAGGTGATTCACATATAG
- a CDS encoding M61 family metallopeptidase: MHYLIYFENSNHHYVNIDFTIDSISGESIVVHLPAWRPGRYELGNFAKNIQKWAAYDEKGQPLIHQKLTKDSWKVHCKGAKNVQIKYNYYAAELNAGSTYLDEHQLYINPVNCLLYVKERMEEACTVELKLPENYRVATGMKKDDKNPRQVILTASDFHELADSPLIASDTLQHNQFVLDGIEFNIWIQGECKPNWPKIICDFFIFINEHFVMMKEFPVQEYHFLFQLTPYAYHHGVEHLTSTAIVLGPSNEFVNKDWYDEFLGISSHELFHTWNIKSIRPIEMMPYDYSRENYSRLGFVAEGVTTYYGDFLLYRSGVFSDSDYFKTFDEQLQKHFDNFGRFNLSVADSSFDTWLDGYNPGVPNRKVSIYTEGCLIAFMTDILIRRQTENKKSLDDVMRTLYTDFGKKKIGYSENDYMAVIEGITGNSWKDFFAAFVYGTQSFEATIRESLDYLGLVLEVQASKKFHEAKLGFKVVEDGILSRVSSIFPNSIADKAGVSLNEKIVAINGIEIFDNLDTWANFYAQEHIKLTVIENKKFKEINLKPGKDIYYQKYSIKKLNNLSPEQRDNFIAWAGRNHPLNS, from the coding sequence ATGCACTACCTCATTTATTTCGAGAACTCCAATCACCACTATGTAAACATTGATTTTACTATAGATAGTATATCCGGTGAAAGTATTGTAGTGCATTTACCGGCATGGCGCCCGGGCAGGTATGAACTGGGAAATTTTGCCAAAAACATTCAGAAATGGGCTGCCTACGATGAAAAAGGCCAACCTTTAATTCATCAAAAGCTTACAAAAGACAGTTGGAAGGTACACTGTAAAGGTGCTAAAAATGTACAAATAAAATACAATTATTACGCAGCCGAATTAAATGCCGGATCAACCTATTTAGATGAGCATCAACTTTATATAAATCCGGTTAATTGCTTACTCTATGTGAAAGAACGCATGGAAGAAGCTTGCACGGTGGAACTTAAACTCCCTGAAAACTATCGCGTTGCAACGGGAATGAAGAAAGACGATAAAAACCCGCGTCAAGTAATTTTGACTGCTTCCGATTTTCATGAACTTGCTGATAGTCCGCTGATAGCTAGCGATACTTTGCAACACAATCAGTTTGTGTTAGACGGTATTGAATTTAATATTTGGATTCAAGGTGAATGTAAACCCAATTGGCCAAAAATTATTTGTGATTTCTTTATCTTCATTAATGAACATTTTGTGATGATGAAGGAATTTCCGGTACAGGAATATCATTTCCTTTTTCAACTTACCCCTTATGCGTATCATCATGGGGTTGAACACCTTACCTCCACTGCAATTGTTCTTGGTCCTTCCAACGAATTTGTGAATAAAGATTGGTACGACGAGTTTTTAGGCATCAGTTCACATGAGTTGTTTCATACTTGGAACATCAAATCGATTCGACCGATAGAAATGATGCCCTATGATTATTCGCGCGAAAACTATAGCAGATTAGGCTTTGTGGCTGAAGGAGTTACGACCTATTATGGAGACTTTTTATTGTACCGTTCGGGAGTATTTTCGGATAGTGATTACTTTAAAACCTTTGATGAGCAGTTGCAAAAGCATTTCGACAATTTTGGGCGCTTTAATTTATCGGTTGCCGATTCGTCTTTTGATACCTGGTTAGATGGATATAACCCCGGTGTTCCTAATCGCAAAGTTTCTATTTATACTGAAGGCTGTTTAATAGCATTCATGACCGATATTTTGATACGCAGACAAACTGAAAACAAAAAATCTTTGGATGATGTAATGCGCACGCTGTATACCGATTTTGGAAAGAAAAAAATTGGCTATTCTGAGAATGACTACATGGCGGTAATAGAAGGCATTACTGGCAATAGTTGGAAGGATTTCTTTGCTGCTTTTGTTTATGGAACTCAATCTTTTGAGGCTACGATTCGCGAATCTCTTGATTATTTGGGATTGGTGTTAGAGGTGCAAGCATCCAAAAAATTTCATGAAGCAAAATTAGGTTTCAAAGTGGTGGAAGACGGCATTTTGAGCCGAGTTTCTTCTATTTTCCCAAATTCGATTGCTGATAAGGCGGGTGTTTCTTTAAACGAAAAAATTGTGGCTATTAACGGTATTGAAATTTTTGATAATTTGGATACTTGGGCCAATTTTTATGCACAGGAACACATTAAACTCACGGTTATTGAAAATAAAAAGTTTAAAGAGATAAATCTAAAGCCCGGAAAAGACATTTACTACCAGAAATACTCCATTAAAAAACTAAACAATTTAAGCCCTGAGCAAAGAGACAATTTTATTGCTTGGGCCGGAAGAAACCATCCTCTAAATTCCTGA
- a CDS encoding c-type cytochrome, producing MRVTYGIAILCILVFAYGCRKYNELDEDTLDTRFSGGVNTAFDESSGAFSHAFPELSANDLAVHEVGDRHFEISFVTAPALIRPGLGPVYNNVSCASCHIADGRGKPALPGERLLSMLFRISIPGEDAHGGPVSVPGFGGQLQSNAVYGKALEGSVNISYTEEPVYFSDGQSISLRRPSYVVQNTYIPPPAGMLLSPRVAPPVFGLGLLQAIPESTILNWADEQDTDGDGISGKPNYVWNLRAGTSTLGRFGWKAGAPDLLQQTAGAYNEDMGITNPVFDQESSLGQSQFDGLNDEVEVSDSILKAVAFYTQTLSVPARRNIKDPVNVSGEKLFTQAGCNKCHKPSVRTAVDVSFRAVSNQLIFPYTDMLLHDMGTDLADNRPDFKANGLEWRTAPLWGIGLTQLVNGHSNFLHDGRARNLMEAILWHGGEAQAAKEFVRQLPKSDRDALLSFLASL from the coding sequence ATGAGAGTTACTTATGGCATTGCAATTTTATGCATTTTAGTTTTTGCTTATGGGTGCAGGAAATACAATGAATTAGATGAAGATACACTTGACACACGCTTTTCTGGTGGTGTGAATACGGCATTTGATGAATCAAGTGGAGCTTTTTCTCATGCGTTCCCTGAATTAAGTGCAAACGATTTAGCGGTGCACGAAGTGGGAGATCGTCATTTTGAAATTTCATTTGTTACCGCACCTGCTTTGATTCGACCGGGTTTGGGACCTGTGTATAACAATGTTTCTTGTGCCTCCTGTCACATTGCCGATGGGCGCGGTAAGCCTGCATTGCCCGGGGAACGCCTATTATCGATGTTGTTTCGAATTAGTATTCCGGGTGAAGATGCACATGGTGGGCCGGTTTCAGTTCCGGGTTTTGGTGGGCAATTGCAATCAAATGCGGTTTATGGAAAAGCACTCGAAGGTTCTGTAAATATTAGTTATACAGAAGAACCGGTTTATTTTTCGGATGGACAAAGTATTTCTTTGCGTCGACCATCCTACGTTGTGCAAAATACTTACATCCCCCCTCCTGCCGGAATGCTTTTGTCGCCGCGGGTTGCGCCACCTGTTTTTGGTTTAGGATTACTGCAAGCAATTCCGGAAAGTACCATTCTTAACTGGGCCGATGAGCAGGATACAGATGGAGATGGCATTAGTGGAAAACCAAATTATGTGTGGAACCTACGCGCTGGTACAAGCACCTTAGGACGATTTGGATGGAAAGCAGGAGCACCCGATTTGTTGCAACAAACAGCCGGTGCATACAATGAAGACATGGGCATTACCAATCCCGTTTTCGATCAGGAAAGTTCGCTTGGCCAAAGTCAATTTGATGGCTTAAATGATGAAGTAGAAGTAAGCGACAGTATTTTAAAAGCGGTTGCCTTTTACACACAAACGTTAAGTGTTCCTGCGCGCAGAAATATTAAAGACCCTGTAAACGTTAGCGGTGAAAAACTTTTTACTCAAGCAGGCTGTAATAAATGTCATAAACCAAGTGTGCGCACAGCGGTTGATGTTTCTTTTAGAGCTGTTTCCAACCAATTGATTTTTCCTTATACCGACATGTTGTTGCATGATATGGGAACGGATTTAGCGGATAATCGACCGGATTTTAAAGCCAATGGATTGGAATGGCGCACGGCACCGCTTTGGGGAATTGGCTTAACCCAATTGGTGAATGGGCATTCTAATTTTTTACACGATGGGCGCGCCCGCAATTTAATGGAAGCAATTCTTTGGCATGGTGGAGAAGCCCAAGCAGCAAAGGAATTTGTGAGACAGTTGCCAAAATCTGATCGAGATGCGCTCCTCTCCTTTTTGGCAAGCTTGTAA
- a CDS encoding helix-turn-helix domain-containing protein has protein sequence MIPVHTNPEIEKKEIKVVELKSAAKEINEIHRHQFFECFVFLKGGGVHTIDFIDFPIQDNSIHIITPGQVHQVVRDANCHGFVFMFDLIHAGSNKIIEDFLIDHNCFAVTEIPPVYLFEDSFNEVMAHITKQCLEEFNSTNPLKNYLVTNQLCLLLLHCMQLSRKENLVQENKQLSTYTAFRRLLLSDFKQLKKVKDYAQKLTISEKQLNEISLQRSGETASGLIYKQTILEAKRLLNTGISAKEVAYELNFLDPAHFSKFFKSQTGMSPSEFKNIHD, from the coding sequence ATGATACCGGTTCACACCAATCCTGAAATAGAAAAAAAGGAAATTAAAGTAGTAGAGTTGAAATCTGCTGCCAAAGAAATAAATGAAATTCACCGGCACCAATTTTTTGAGTGCTTTGTTTTTTTAAAAGGCGGAGGAGTTCATACAATTGATTTTATTGATTTTCCCATTCAGGATAACTCCATTCATATTATAACTCCAGGGCAAGTGCATCAAGTTGTGCGCGATGCAAATTGCCATGGATTTGTATTTATGTTTGACCTGATACATGCCGGATCCAATAAAATAATTGAAGACTTTTTGATTGATCACAATTGTTTTGCTGTAACTGAAATTCCGCCCGTGTATTTATTTGAAGATTCCTTTAATGAAGTAATGGCGCACATTACAAAGCAATGTTTGGAAGAATTTAACTCCACTAATCCACTAAAAAATTATTTGGTCACAAATCAATTGTGCCTTCTTTTGTTGCATTGCATGCAGCTTAGCAGGAAAGAAAATTTAGTTCAAGAAAATAAACAGCTAAGTACTTACACTGCTTTTAGACGCTTGTTGTTAAGCGATTTCAAACAGCTTAAAAAAGTAAAAGACTACGCTCAAAAATTAACTATCTCAGAAAAACAATTGAATGAAATTTCCCTTCAACGAAGTGGTGAAACTGCTAGCGGGCTTATTTACAAACAAACTATTTTGGAAGCCAAACGCTTATTAAACACTGGGATTTCGGCAAAAGAAGTTGCCTATGAATTAAACTTTTTAGACCCGGCACATTTCAGCAAATTTTTTAAAAGTCAAACCGGCATGAGTCCCTCTGAATTTAAAAACATACATGATTAA
- a CDS encoding T9SS type A sorting domain-containing protein — MKKAIFILIAFASFCAKAQITFEKSIHYSNIEEIALSATEDGQGGYIVAIGKKRGSSSQNYSFGLIHLNGYGDTLWYKSFQVNYHPEIKLVRKSIDSYYVMGINDDTAQNNASMYWINKFDTMGNLIWENYYSNNLLPGTEDRNGMSINIDGSIFLVNNEASFLAVDSSGALMNVFHASNYYPSFIEFETEKLFKKNGVYHILSAYSANFPFNAQFRVLKINSNADTLSSYKFNVDSARGRPRIMKGLGNDLIILGYSNTGIRNFFLSKIDSIGSIIWNKKINGLSYFYSYINSYAELKNGNVVICGFPKITGSLTTPPEGKAFLYCFNDNGDSLWYKEFRADTLHKTEFYDIIATADSGILACGQILMPDNSRRSYIVKLDSDGYLYNPLSIVEKKKETYLHIYPNPADAYTSFHYMGLKKNVHLTVYNVEGKLMDSFQLNGNDARLTISTTRYPPGVYSCNLSADETILVSKKLSVIR, encoded by the coding sequence ATGAAAAAAGCAATTTTTATCTTAATTGCTTTTGCCTCATTTTGCGCAAAAGCACAAATTACATTCGAAAAAAGCATTCATTATTCCAACATAGAAGAAATAGCATTAAGTGCCACCGAAGATGGGCAAGGAGGGTATATAGTTGCAATTGGTAAAAAGAGGGGATCTTCTAGCCAAAATTATTCCTTTGGATTAATACATCTTAATGGATATGGCGATACATTATGGTATAAATCATTTCAAGTAAACTATCATCCGGAAATTAAACTGGTAAGAAAATCAATTGATAGTTATTATGTTATGGGTATAAATGATGATACAGCTCAAAATAATGCATCCATGTATTGGATTAATAAATTTGATACAATGGGCAATCTAATTTGGGAAAATTACTACTCGAATAATCTTTTACCAGGCACTGAGGATAGAAACGGAATGTCTATTAATATAGATGGTAGCATTTTTTTAGTTAATAACGAAGCTAGTTTTTTGGCGGTGGATAGTTCAGGAGCGCTAATGAATGTATTCCATGCATCCAATTATTATCCTTCATTTATAGAATTTGAAACTGAAAAGCTTTTCAAAAAAAATGGTGTATATCATATTCTATCGGCTTATTCAGCCAATTTTCCTTTTAATGCTCAGTTTCGAGTTTTGAAAATTAATTCGAACGCGGACACTCTTTCATCATACAAATTTAACGTAGACTCAGCTAGAGGAAGGCCTAGGATTATGAAAGGGCTAGGAAATGATTTGATTATACTAGGTTATAGTAATACAGGAATCCGAAATTTTTTTTTATCTAAAATTGACTCTATTGGAAGTATAATTTGGAATAAAAAAATAAATGGGTTAAGCTATTTTTATAGCTACATTAATTCTTATGCTGAACTTAAAAATGGCAATGTAGTTATTTGTGGTTTTCCGAAAATAACCGGTAGTCTCACTACCCCACCCGAAGGTAAAGCCTTTTTATATTGCTTTAACGATAATGGAGATAGCCTTTGGTACAAAGAGTTTAGAGCTGACACTTTACACAAAACTGAATTTTATGATATTATTGCAACTGCCGATAGTGGCATATTGGCTTGCGGGCAAATATTAATGCCGGATAATTCACGCAGAAGTTATATTGTAAAGCTTGATTCGGATGGTTACTTGTATAATCCTTTAAGCATCGTCGAAAAGAAAAAGGAAACCTACTTACATATATATCCCAATCCTGCAGATGCTTACACCAGTTTTCATTATATGGGTTTGAAGAAAAATGTACACTTAACTGTTTACAATGTTGAAGGAAAATTGATGGATTCCTTTCAACTTAATGGAAATGATGCAAGGCTTACTATTTCTACAACGAGGTATCCGCCTGGAGTGTACTCTTGTAATTTAAGTGCAGATGAAACAATTTTGGTGAGTAAAAAACTAAGTGTGATCAGGTAA